Proteins co-encoded in one Chiroxiphia lanceolata isolate bChiLan1 chromosome 21, bChiLan1.pri, whole genome shotgun sequence genomic window:
- the FAM163B gene encoding protein FAM163B, whose amino-acid sequence MTAGTVVITGGILATVILLCIIAVLCYCRLQYYCCKKDESEEDEEEPDFAVHSHIPPLHCNRNVVLTNGPSLYTSSPFTKKPTPTRSSCPGCGPYEPPYEPPTFFLQEPPEELHNGGDRVSYKTVSQEDLALPVSVSNLQALNPNRLSAMREAFSRSRSISTDV is encoded by the exons ATGACAGCCGGGACCGTGGTCATCACAGGTGGAATATTAGCGACTGTCATTTTGCTATGTATCATCGCCGTCCTCTGCTACTGTAGGCTCCAG TATTACTGCTGCAAGAAGGATGAATccgaggaggacgaggaggagcCCGACTTCGCCGTGCACTCCCACATCCCGCCGCTCCACTGCAACCGCAACGTAGTGCTGACCAACGGCCCGTCCCTCTACACCTCGTCCCCCTTCACCAAGAAGCCGACCCCGACCCGGTCCAGCTGCCCCGGCTGTGGCCCCTACGAGCCCCCCTATGAGCCCCCCACCTTCTTCCTTCAGGAGCCCCCCGAGGAGCTGCACAACGGGGGCGACCGGGTGAGCTACAAGACGGTGAGCCAGGAGGATCTGGCTCTGCCAGTGAGCGTGTCCAACCTGCAGGCTCTCAACCCCAACCGGCTCTCGGCCATGCGCGAGGCCTTCTCCCGCAGCCGCAGCATCAGCACCGACGTGTGA